The Streptomyces kaniharaensis genome segment CGGGCCTACGTCCGTCAGGAGTACGCCGCGTGGCGTGCCGCAACGAGGAGGAGGACACCGTGACGACGAACACCGAACACCGGTACCGGGGCGATCTGGCGTACAGGCAGTTCAGCGGCGACAAGGAGATGGCCCGGGCCATCAACGAGGGCACCGTGCTGTCCACGCTCCCGTACCGGGGCGAGCGCACCCAGGTGGTGTCCACCACCTTCGGCACGGTCGGCAGGGTGTCCGCGTTCGGCGTCATCCGGGAGCCGTGGTTCGGTGACCAGGCCAGCCGCTGGTTCCCGTTCCCGAGCGTCGGCGCGGCCCAGGCGTGGCAGCAGGGGCTGGTCGCCGAGATGCTGCGGGGGGAGGTCCACGGCGGCTACTCCCGTCACCACTACGGGTCGTGGACCTCCCCGGACGGCGGGTGGGCGGTCGAAGTCGACCGCCACCGCTGGCGGTTCACCACCGTGGTGGGGCTGGCCCCGGGCGAGCGGGTCGAGTGCTTCGAGGCTCTGGAGTACCCGGAGGAGCCGTGGCAGCTGGCGGAGGAGCGCGGGTGGGCCCGGCTGGTCGAGGTGCTGCCGGTCGGTCCCGAAGACTGGCCGCAGGCCATGGCCTCGGAGTACCGGCGGGTGCAGGCCGATGCCGAGCGCCGGGCCGACGCCGCCGAGCGCGAGGCCGCTACCACCGAGCTGGCCGACGAGTTGGAGGGAGCGGCCGTCGCCGCCGAACTGGCGGAGCCGAGCGCGGCCCCGGTGCCGGCCGCCGTCGAGGCGAGCACGACCGGGTGGTGGGCGCGGTTCGTCGGGTGGCTGGCCGCGTTGCTGCGGATCGGCCACCAGCGGTGAACAAGCGGCGTACGCTGACCAGTTCGGCTCTGCCGGACACCACGATTCGGGAGGAGACCGGGATGGGACAGGAAGAGGAACGCGGCTGGTGGTGCCCCTACCACGAGGAGGAGCACCCGCAGAGCCAGGAGTGCCCCGCAGGGTTCTGGGCGTGCCCGCACCACGGCGAGGACGGCATCCGGGGACAGGACTGCCAGGGGTGCCGGGAGCACTGGGGGATGGCCCCCCAGCCCATGGACCACAGCGTGGAGTTCTGCGACGACCCGAACTGCCGGAGCTGCGGCCCCGAGCCGACGTACGAGCAGTGGGTGGCCGAGCAGATCGGCCCGCGCAAGGTCGGCGGCCGGTACCGCACCCGGAACGGCTACGAGTACGACGTGCTGGCGATCGACCCGGGACCGCGCCCGAGCACCCAGTGGCCGGTCTGGCAGATCACCATCATCGGCACCGAGGACGGCGCCACCCGCAGCCACTGCACCGCGTGGGACGAGCGCGACCAGGTGGTGAAGGAGCCCGGCGAGGTCGTGCTGGACTGGCCGGCCGCGGGCTACCGGGCCGCCGGCGCGGCCGCCGCCGAGGCGCTGGAGCCCGGAGGCCGCACCCGCTGACCCAGGAGGCAGCCGCGAGGCAGCCAAGACGAAGGGGCCCGGACACCATGGTGTCCGGGCCCCTTCGCGTCGACAGGTCGACAATCAGGCAGCGGGTGGGAGGAGTTGTTCCGCCCGGCGGGCGAGCTGGTGGGGGATGGCCCCGGCCGGACCCGGCGCCGGCGCCCGGTTGCGCAGGTGCCGCACCAGGGTCTTGGCGTTCATCACGGTGACGTCCTGCAGGTGGAGCTGCCCGTACGGGACGGCGGCGCCGTGCACCGCGACGTAGGCCGTCACCGGGACGCCCAAGAGCCGGGACGCCTGCCCCGCCTCCCAGGCGACCGTCTGCAGGGCCCTGGTCTGCGGGTACCGGCCGTACCAGAGTTCGCCGTCCTGCAGCCGCAGCTTCGACTTCGAGGACGTCCAGGACTTGCTGTCCACGTACGCGACTTCGCCCCGGGGGCTGATCAGCAGGTGGTCCAGGTTGGCCTTGGACCCGGGTACCGCCCGGTCGTGCAGGGCGATCCACCCGTCCTTCTCCAGGGCCCGCATCAGGTCGGCGGTCCGCCGCTCGCCCGCCGCCCCCTTCGACCAGGAGGAGGCCCCCGCCGGCCGGAACAGCTTCCAGCCCGCCCCGGCGAGCAGGACCAGGCCGAGCACCAGCCCCGCCGCCCCGAGCGCCGCCCAGAGCACCAGCACCCCGACCGCGGCCGCCGGCAGCACCTTGCCCGCCAGGCCCTGCCGGGCCCTCCGTTCGGCCGCCCGCTGCTGCTGGCCCATCCGGGCCGCGCTCGACCCCGCCCCACCCCTGCCCGCCACGTTGCCTCCCTCGGTCTGCGTCCGGACGATCCGGCCGAGACCAGGAGAGCACAGCGCGAGGACACCATGACGGCCAGTTACGAGCTTTCGGCCACCGGGCGCTCGGACTGCAGCCGGCGGACCAGCGCCTGCAGGATCAGCACCGTCTCCAGGCTGATCTCCAGGTCATCCCGGTCGAAGCCGAGGCTGGAGGCGAGCGCGCCGGCCTGCCCGGGCAGCGGCATCGCGGGGAAGCCCCGGCCGTGGAACGACTCGGAGTCCCCGGCGTGGGTACGCGCGTACTCGTGCAGGTCGGTGGCGTACAGCCCGGCCGTGCTGTCGCCCGCGTTCAGCGGCGCCTCCCGGGAGTGCCAGGCCATGTTCAGCAGGAGCGCCGAGCGGGTCTCCGGAGCCGCGTCGGTCCACGTCCGCAGGAGCCCCCGGTGCCGGGCCGCACGGCGCGCGTCGCCGTCGTACTGGTCGAGGACGTCGGCGAGTTCGATCGTGACGTCCGGGATCTGCATGGCGATGCCGAGCAGGCTTCCGGCGGCCGCCATCTGGTCAAAGGCGTTGTTGTTCACGGGACTTCTCTCCGTTCGGGTCGAGCTGGTCGGTCAGCCAGCCGGGCAGCGGCTGGAGCGGGATATCGCGGGTGATGACGTAGGGGGTGTGGTTGACGACGGACCCGGGGCCGATCAGGTACCCGCCGCAGCGGAGGCCGGGCCCTCGGACGTCGATCCCGGGCCCGAGCCCGGAGCGGCCCCCGGACGTCGAGGCGATCACCCTGCCGGTGGGCGCGCGGAAGTAGAGGTGCTGGCCGCCGGAGGGCGTGCGCACGGTGAGGGTGTCCGGCCAGTCGTGCCCCAGCCAGGCGCACAGCGCGTGCAGGGTGGCGGCGCCGTCGCTGCCGTCCTTGACGTCGAGGTCCAGGCCGACCACCCCGGCCGCCCGGCAGGCCACCCCGATGTTGGCGCCGCCGGTCCAGTCCCGTTCCACCGCCTCCGGGGTGGCCAGGCAGCGCTTGTGCCAGCCGCGTTCCGGGACGCGGCCGCCGGCGGGGAGCTTGAACACCACCAGGCCCCGCCGGACGGCGTCGACGGCGGCCGCGACCGTGGTCACGCCGCTTCGTCCTCTTCGTCGTCGTCCCAGCAGCAGCACTCCGCGTAAGGGTTCTCGCCGCATCCGGCGCCGCAGTCCGGGCAGCCGACCGGGTCGATGCGGTCTTCTTCGTGCGCCCACTCGTCGTGCCGCCAGCCGGTGCACCCGTAGACGCACCCGCAGCCAGAGCATTCCGGGCAGATCATCCCGACCGTCCACCCGCACCGCTCGCACAGGAGTTGGTTGCGCGGGTCGTTCTGCTGCTGACGCAGGTAGTCGACCGCCTCCCGGTACGTGGTGACGTCGGTGTACGTCTCCAGGTACTCCTCCAGGAGGTCGCGTTCTGCCGGGTCGGGGTGGTCGAGGAGCGCGACGGCGCAGGCGTGCTTGATCCCCAGGTTGGTCTTGAGGTTCGCCAGCGCCTTCTTGCGCGCGTGGTCCTTCGGCATCTCAAGCTCTTTCCGCGGTGCGGTGATCCCAGACTCACCGGCCGCTCAAGAGCGAGGCCAGCGAAGGCGATGCGGTGGAGAAGGCGGCTCGGCGCGGAGCACCTACGGCGAACGCGTCCGGTCTGGGCCGAACGCACCGGGCCACGAGCCGGGCCCACAGCACCAGGGCTGCGTGCCGCAGCGTAGCGCACCCACCAGCGGGCCGGGGGCGGGTGCGCGGCCGTCCCACCCGGACGGGTGACTCTGACGCAGGCCAAGGCCCGCAGCCGCGCTGGCCGTCCGTGCCGAACCCGGCGGCGCCGTAAGGGAACTACGCGGCCGGGGCAGGCGTGGGGCTGAACCAGGGTGACGACAAGGGGAGGAACGCGGCGGGCCGCCGCCGGGGGCCGGCGCCCCGTGGCCGGGACGCCTCCCGGGTCACCTGACCGGCGTGCTGGTCAGCTGGCTGTCTCGGGCGGCGCGCATTCAGCGGCCGGGCTGGAGAGGTTGAGGACAATCACCGTCGCGTCGTCACGTTCGCCGCCGAGGTCGGCGGCGCACAGCATCGCGGCCTGCAGCAGGCTGTCCGCGATGCGCTGCGGCGAGCCGTTGGTGCTGCCGTGTGAGGACAGCAGCGTGGCCAGGCGCCGCTCGCCGAGTGTCTTGGTGATGCCGTCGCTGGCCAGCACCACCAGTGGAGCGGTGGTCTCCGTCTCCCTGACCGTGGCGATGGAGGAGCGGGCCAGGCTCACCCGCACCCAGTCGTCGTGGTGTCGGGCCCGGGCCGGCGGGCCGCCCGGGT includes the following:
- a CDS encoding nuclease-related domain-containing protein, translated to MAGRGGAGSSAARMGQQQRAAERRARQGLAGKVLPAAAVGVLVLWAALGAAGLVLGLVLLAGAGWKLFRPAGASSWSKGAAGERRTADLMRALEKDGWIALHDRAVPGSKANLDHLLISPRGEVAYVDSKSWTSSKSKLRLQDGELWYGRYPQTRALQTVAWEAGQASRLLGVPVTAYVAVHGAAVPYGQLHLQDVTVMNAKTLVRHLRNRAPAPGPAGAIPHQLARRAEQLLPPAA
- a CDS encoding bifunctional DNA primase/polymerase, which codes for MTTVAAAVDAVRRGLVVFKLPAGGRVPERGWHKRCLATPEAVERDWTGGANIGVACRAAGVVGLDLDVKDGSDGAATLHALCAWLGHDWPDTLTVRTPSGGQHLYFRAPTGRVIASTSGGRSGLGPGIDVRGPGLRCGGYLIGPGSVVNHTPYVITRDIPLQPLPGWLTDQLDPNGEKSREQQRL